One genomic window of Angustibacter sp. Root456 includes the following:
- the ureA gene encoding urease subunit gamma, with the protein MHLTPTERDRLLIFSAAELARARRRRGLLLNVPEAIALVADAVAEAARDGARLAEAVERGRGVLRPDEVLPGVADVVRDVKVEAVFDDGTRLVVVPDPFGPATSTLLSPGAVLAADDPAQPTRPDLAGLTDLVEVVVVNEAPVPISVTSHFHFFEVNPRLRFDRAAAWGRRLAVPAGAVERFDPGAEVVVQLRPFGGDRVLIGFAGLVDGPLDEPGALERALERASACGYLGADPGERP; encoded by the coding sequence ATGCATCTCACCCCCACCGAGCGCGACCGGTTGCTGATCTTCAGCGCCGCCGAGCTCGCGCGTGCGCGCCGTCGGCGGGGCTTGCTGCTCAACGTGCCCGAGGCCATCGCGCTCGTGGCCGACGCCGTCGCCGAGGCGGCCCGCGACGGCGCGCGACTGGCTGAGGCGGTGGAGCGCGGGCGGGGTGTCCTGCGCCCGGACGAGGTGCTGCCCGGTGTGGCGGACGTCGTCCGCGACGTGAAGGTCGAGGCGGTCTTCGACGACGGCACCCGACTGGTCGTCGTGCCCGACCCGTTCGGGCCGGCCACCTCCACGCTGCTCTCCCCGGGCGCGGTGCTCGCAGCCGACGACCCCGCGCAGCCGACCCGGCCCGACCTCGCCGGCCTGACGGACCTGGTCGAGGTGGTGGTCGTCAACGAGGCGCCCGTGCCGATCAGCGTGACGTCCCACTTCCACTTCTTCGAGGTCAACCCCCGGCTGCGATTCGACCGGGCCGCGGCCTGGGGGCGCCGGCTCGCCGTACCGGCTGGCGCCGTCGAGCGCTTCGACCCGGGCGCTGAGGTCGTCGTGCAGCTCCGGCCGTTCGGCGGCGACCGCGTGCTGATCGGCTTCGCGGGACTGGTCGACGGCCCGCTCGACGAGCCGGGCGCCCTCGAGCGGGCGCTCGAGCGAGCCAGCGCCTGCGGCTACCTCGGCGCGGACCCAGGGGAGCGGCCGTGA